Proteins from one Cryptomeria japonica chromosome 4, Sugi_1.0, whole genome shotgun sequence genomic window:
- the LOC131032081 gene encoding xyloglucan endotransglucosylase protein 1: protein MDLLQCFLLLILAISFSHLVSANFYNDFDISWGNDRAKILDNGQRLQLTLDQSSGSGFQSKNEYLFGKIDMQIKLVPGNSAGTVTAYYLSSQGDKHDEIDFEFLGNLSGDPYIMHTNVFSQGKGNREQQFYLWFDPTADFHTYSLLWNPQQIMFSVDGTPVRVFKNSEDLGVAYPKNQAMRIYSSLWNADNWATRGGAVKIDWSKSPFVASYGNFEAETCSVSSDCSVNSWYGAETLESSEQQKLEWVRKNYMIYDYCSDSKRFPQGFPAECTR, encoded by the exons ATGGACCTGCTTCAATGTTTTCTCCTCTTAATCCTTGCAATCTCATTTTCCCACCTTGTTTCTGCAAATTTTTACAATGACTTTGATATCTCATGGGGAAATGATCGTGCTAAGATACTTGACAATGGCCAACGCTTGCAGCTTACTCTCGATCAGTCCTCAG GTTCAGGTTTCCAATCCAAGAATGAATATTTATTTGGCAAGATTGATATGCAAATCAAGCTGGTGCCCGGTAACTCGGCCGGTACTGTTACTGCATACTAT CTCTCGTCACAAGGGGATAAACACGACGAAATAGACTTCGAGTTCCTTGGAAATCTGTCTGGAGATCCCTACATTATGCACACTAATGTTTTCTCTCAAGGCAAGGGCAACCGCGAGCAGCAATTCTACCTCTGGTTCGACCCCACAGCAGATTTCCACACTTACTCCCTGCTCTGGAATCCCCAACAAATTAT GTTTTCTGTGGATGGAACTCCAGTGAGAGTGTTCAAGAATAGCGAGGATTTGGGCGTTGCATATCCGAAGAATCAAGCGATGAGAATATATTCGAGCCTGTGGAACGCAGACAACTGGGCAACCAGAGGAGGTGCAGTGAAGATCGATTGGAGCAAATCCCCATTTGTGGCCTCCTATGGAAATTTCGAAGCAGAGACATGCTCTGTCTCCTCTGATTGCTCTGTGAATTCATGGTATGGTGCAGAGACATTGGAGTCGAGCGAGCAGCAGAAACTTGAATGGGTGCGCAAAAACTACATGATTTATGATTACTGCTCGGACAGTAAAAGGTTTCCACAGGGCTTCCCTGCTGAATGTACTCGCTAG